Proteins encoded in a region of the Paenibacillus sp. W2I17 genome:
- a CDS encoding flagellar hook-basal body protein — MLRGLYTATAGMITQQRRHDTATQNIVNMNTTGYKQVNSVSRSFPEMLITLVGGDANLPTKRLGKLNTGVFAEESLSMNLQGTIMETGQKNDFSISSNMTVNDPQTGQPVPFDASGKFVRADGTVTYQPQAYFTVQDAEGNTGYTRDGHFEITGTGQLLSSTGSQVLDNNGQPVVLTGSVEQFKVDEQGRLVDAATGAPTGVTLGISVIDQPNQLVRQGNGNFSLSDANGATSRMMAAGDNVQIRQGYLEGSNVDASQATVDMNAAFRAYEANQKIVQFYDRSLDKAVNEVGRV; from the coding sequence ATGTTAAGAGGTCTGTACACCGCTACTGCGGGAATGATTACGCAACAACGCCGCCATGACACAGCAACACAGAATATCGTAAATATGAACACCACGGGATACAAACAGGTGAACAGCGTAAGCCGTTCCTTCCCGGAAATGCTCATTACTTTGGTAGGCGGAGATGCAAATCTTCCAACAAAGCGGCTGGGCAAGCTGAACACGGGGGTGTTCGCGGAAGAGAGTTTGTCCATGAATTTGCAGGGGACCATTATGGAGACTGGGCAGAAAAATGATTTTTCCATTTCATCCAATATGACTGTCAATGATCCGCAGACTGGACAACCTGTCCCGTTTGACGCATCAGGCAAATTTGTACGGGCCGACGGCACGGTGACTTACCAGCCTCAGGCGTATTTTACAGTTCAGGATGCAGAAGGTAACACTGGATATACACGCGATGGTCACTTCGAGATTACAGGAACGGGACAATTGCTGAGCTCAACAGGTTCACAAGTGTTGGATAATAATGGACAACCTGTAGTGTTGACAGGTTCTGTGGAGCAATTTAAAGTGGATGAGCAAGGCCGTTTGGTAGATGCAGCAACGGGTGCACCGACAGGGGTTACTCTTGGCATTAGTGTCATTGACCAGCCGAATCAACTGGTTCGTCAGGGTAATGGCAATTTCAGTCTTAGCGATGCAAACGGGGCAACGTCCCGGATGATGGCTGCCGGTGATAATGTGCAGATCCGTCAGGGTTACCTGGAAGGTTCGAATGTTGATGCTTCACAGGCAACGGTTGATATGAACGCCGCATTCCGTGCGTATGAAGCAAACCAGAAGATCGTACAATTCTACGACCGCAGTCTGGATAAAGCCGTCAATGAAGTCGGGCGTGTATAA
- the csaB gene encoding polysaccharide pyruvyl transferase CsaB — translation MVTTSKKLVISGYYGFRNSGDEAVLKSILTALEEESQRSNITIEPIVLSGDPESTTAMYGVRSVHRMKLKEVREALKESDGLISGGGSLLQDATGLKSIPYYLGVIKLAQWLKKPTFIYAQGIGPVNRKIFNPMIKSVFKACTYVSVRDEQSADYLRGLGLQWNQIHVVPDPVMGLPLPETKVERGAGAVSANAATQANRVEPSTGGHTKLPVIGVSVRFWESDRKELTAIAAGLKKLCSKRAVHLRFLPFHLPVDEQASRFLMEMLGDVTSKGSEISITEDLTDPQLMLEEVSKCDLVIGMRLHSLIYAASQYVPPVGISYDPKIDQFLLRLDSEPAGNTDTLDGDKLAKTVVGLLDQRSQWLKEHEEGITQLKQEARVPAQQIINYLGRKG, via the coding sequence ATGGTCACCACTTCTAAAAAGTTAGTCATCTCGGGGTATTACGGATTCCGCAATAGCGGAGACGAAGCGGTGCTAAAGTCGATTTTGACAGCGCTGGAAGAGGAAAGCCAAAGGTCGAACATAACCATTGAACCGATTGTTCTCTCGGGTGATCCCGAGTCGACAACCGCCATGTACGGTGTGCGCTCCGTGCATCGTATGAAATTGAAGGAAGTCCGTGAAGCACTCAAGGAGAGCGACGGGTTAATCAGTGGCGGAGGAAGTCTATTGCAGGATGCAACTGGACTGAAATCCATTCCTTATTATCTGGGTGTAATCAAGCTGGCCCAGTGGCTGAAAAAACCAACGTTTATCTATGCACAGGGGATTGGCCCTGTGAATCGTAAAATTTTTAATCCAATGATCAAATCAGTCTTCAAGGCCTGCACCTATGTATCCGTTCGGGATGAACAATCTGCAGACTACCTGCGTGGGCTCGGGTTACAGTGGAATCAGATCCATGTTGTACCCGACCCCGTAATGGGTTTGCCATTACCTGAAACAAAAGTTGAGAGGGGCGCAGGTGCTGTCTCAGCAAATGCTGCTACTCAAGCTAATCGAGTGGAACCTTCAACTGGAGGACATACCAAGCTTCCTGTGATCGGCGTATCGGTACGTTTCTGGGAGTCAGACCGGAAGGAACTTACGGCTATTGCCGCCGGATTGAAAAAACTGTGCTCCAAAAGAGCGGTGCACTTGCGTTTTCTGCCATTTCATTTGCCGGTTGATGAACAGGCATCACGATTTCTTATGGAAATGCTCGGTGATGTGACCAGCAAAGGCAGCGAGATTAGCATCACAGAAGATCTGACCGATCCTCAGCTTATGCTGGAGGAAGTCAGCAAGTGTGATCTCGTCATCGGTATGCGCCTGCACAGTCTGATCTATGCAGCTTCGCAATATGTGCCTCCGGTGGGTATCTCGTATGATCCGAAAATTGATCAATTCCTGCTTCGTCTGGATAGTGAACCAGCAGGCAATACGGATACACTCGATGGCGACAAGCTCGCCAAGACGGTTGTTGGACTGCTGGACCAACGTTCACAGTGGTTGAAGGAACATGAAGAAGGCATCACCCAACTGAAGCAGGAAGCCAGAGTGCCTGCACAGCAGATCATTAACTATTTAGGCCGCAAAGGATGA
- a CDS encoding flagellar hook-basal body protein, with amino-acid sequence MNNSMISAKVSMTAIQQRLDVISDNIANVNTAGYKSKQAAFEDVLTRVQQQPDKYKLDGRSTPMGYNLGFGARLADVTKDMSQGSLNETGLPTDLAIEGNAMFAVEANGEKMWTRQGAFHFVPDTRPKPTPNSPDMMVMVNGEGHFALDRQGNRITAPNNSKVAFDENGNLLIRRGNAANATIGAQLQVVDIERPEGLVQYADNLFGLDVGLTEDDVFGADAATRQAAALIRPGFLEQSNVDLTQEMSLLMQGQRTYQLAAKALTSSDSMLGLANNMRA; translated from the coding sequence ATGAATAATTCCATGATTAGTGCCAAGGTGTCCATGACTGCGATACAGCAGCGTCTGGATGTCATTTCCGATAATATTGCCAACGTGAATACGGCAGGCTATAAGAGCAAGCAAGCGGCCTTCGAGGATGTGCTGACCCGGGTTCAACAACAACCGGACAAGTACAAACTGGATGGACGTTCCACACCGATGGGATATAACCTCGGTTTTGGTGCTCGTTTGGCAGATGTAACGAAGGATATGTCTCAGGGCTCCTTGAACGAGACTGGCCTTCCGACCGATCTGGCCATTGAAGGAAATGCGATGTTTGCAGTTGAAGCGAATGGGGAGAAAATGTGGACACGTCAGGGTGCATTTCATTTTGTACCTGATACAAGACCTAAGCCTACTCCGAATTCACCTGATATGATGGTGATGGTCAATGGCGAAGGCCACTTTGCCCTGGATCGTCAAGGCAATCGTATTACGGCACCGAATAATAGCAAAGTTGCTTTTGATGAAAATGGCAACCTGTTAATCCGACGTGGTAATGCGGCAAATGCAACCATTGGAGCACAGCTGCAAGTTGTAGACATTGAACGCCCTGAGGGGCTCGTACAGTATGCGGATAACCTGTTTGGACTGGATGTGGGATTAACCGAGGATGATGTATTTGGCGCTGATGCAGCTACACGTCAAGCAGCTGCATTGATTCGTCCAGGATTTCTGGAGCAATCCAATGTGGATCTGACACAGGAGATGTCTCTGCTTATGCAAGGACAGCGGACATATCAGCTGGCGGCAAAGGCGTTAACTTCAAGTGATTCCATGTTGGGTCTTGCCAACAATATGAGAGCGTAA
- the spoIIID gene encoding sporulation transcriptional regulator SpoIIID, translated as MHDYIKERTIKIGRCIVETRNTVRTIAKEFGVSKSTVHKDLTERLPEINPDLADQVKHILEYHKSIRHLRGGEATKIKYKKTSGKKREVLASAKS; from the coding sequence GTGCACGATTACATCAAGGAACGGACCATCAAAATTGGTCGCTGCATTGTTGAGACGAGGAATACGGTCCGTACCATAGCCAAAGAATTCGGCGTGTCAAAGAGTACTGTGCATAAGGATCTGACGGAGCGTCTGCCGGAAATCAACCCTGATCTTGCTGACCAGGTGAAACACATTTTGGAGTATCACAAGTCCATCCGCCATTTGCGGGGCGGTGAAGCGACCAAAATTAAATACAAAAAAACGAGTGGCAAGAAACGTGAGGTGTTGGCTTCCGCCAAATCGTAA
- the fabZ gene encoding 3-hydroxyacyl-ACP dehydratase FabZ: MLDIKQIQEIIPHRPPFLLVDKILEIEDGKRAVGLKNVTINEPFFIGHFPEYPVMPGVLITEALAQVGAVAILNLEGNKGKIGFLAGLDNFRFRGQVVPGDTLILEVEITRLKGSIGKGKATARVNDKVVAEGEIMFALSDPS, encoded by the coding sequence GTGCTCGATATCAAACAGATTCAAGAAATCATCCCGCACCGCCCCCCGTTTCTGCTGGTGGACAAGATTCTAGAGATTGAGGATGGCAAACGTGCCGTTGGTTTGAAAAACGTAACCATTAACGAACCTTTCTTCATTGGTCATTTCCCAGAGTATCCGGTAATGCCGGGTGTACTGATTACAGAAGCGCTGGCGCAAGTTGGTGCAGTAGCCATTCTGAATTTGGAAGGCAACAAAGGAAAAATCGGCTTTTTGGCGGGACTGGACAACTTCCGATTCCGTGGACAAGTTGTGCCCGGAGATACGTTGATTCTGGAAGTGGAGATTACACGTCTGAAGGGTTCTATTGGTAAAGGTAAAGCAACTGCCCGAGTGAACGACAAAGTGGTCGCTGAAGGCGAGATCATGTTTGCACTGTCTGACCCAAGCTGA
- a CDS encoding DNA-directed RNA polymerase subunit beta: protein MTETQQQNSKPEKKEVKKKKSGWRIARWFLVPVLLVLALAGGMVAGYVVLGKQDIGSVWQWSTWEHVYNLVFAP from the coding sequence ATGACAGAAACACAGCAGCAGAACAGTAAGCCGGAGAAAAAGGAAGTCAAGAAGAAGAAGAGTGGATGGCGCATCGCAAGATGGTTCCTGGTTCCGGTCCTGCTTGTTCTTGCCCTCGCTGGCGGAATGGTAGCTGGATATGTGGTACTGGGCAAACAGGATATCGGTTCCGTATGGCAATGGAGTACATGGGAACATGTATATAATCTGGTGTTCGCTCCATAA
- the spoIID gene encoding stage II sporulation protein D: MKEARVQVKVPLVPRPGMQEPEGNTVSGVEKDKPAPLNLRTVPSQPASFSNPGRVSTDELNRKTTEHIHIPVIELDQFRRVKRRRMRTFGRKPRWGRNTKRWQPAAAVSALLAMALLIPVILVWPRTSESPKPIPAPTDSSSTRTPAPAPAVPVTYPEPKVRVYLSATGTTMNLPLEDYVTGVVAAEMPAEFRLEALKAQAIAARTFIVRRLAASDTSGVPSGAADVTDTVSHQVFIPPDQVKADWTRLGKAKEWEKLQQAVRESRDTVMTYQGKAITASFFSTSNGYTENAEDVWGNAVPYLQSVDSPWDKNLAPGFKQTVTLKRNEILQKLNLDAIPVTAQKGGSWMEVLSTTKGHRIKEMQIAGETFSGPEVRKLLGLRSSQFSWKTTGDEIQITTYGYGHGVGMSQWGANGMAQEGHTATQILKHYYTGISFGQASKMLAAK; encoded by the coding sequence ATGAAAGAAGCTCGTGTACAGGTAAAGGTACCCCTTGTCCCTCGTCCAGGTATGCAAGAGCCGGAGGGAAATACCGTTTCTGGAGTGGAAAAAGACAAGCCTGCCCCATTGAACCTGAGGACTGTTCCATCACAGCCTGCAAGTTTCTCCAATCCAGGACGGGTGTCGACAGATGAGCTGAACCGAAAGACAACCGAGCACATTCATATACCTGTTATTGAGCTGGACCAATTCCGCCGAGTGAAGCGTCGCCGAATGCGGACATTTGGACGAAAACCCCGATGGGGACGCAATACGAAGCGATGGCAACCCGCAGCCGCTGTATCTGCCTTATTGGCAATGGCGTTGCTGATTCCGGTAATTCTGGTATGGCCACGGACAAGCGAATCACCAAAACCGATCCCTGCTCCAACAGATTCAAGCAGTACAAGAACCCCAGCTCCTGCGCCAGCCGTTCCTGTTACCTACCCTGAACCTAAAGTGCGTGTATACCTGTCTGCAACGGGCACAACGATGAATCTGCCATTGGAAGACTATGTTACCGGGGTTGTGGCAGCTGAGATGCCAGCGGAATTCAGACTGGAGGCGTTAAAGGCGCAGGCAATAGCTGCTCGTACATTTATCGTGCGTAGGTTAGCTGCGAGTGATACAAGCGGTGTGCCATCAGGTGCGGCGGATGTGACGGATACGGTCAGCCATCAGGTGTTTATTCCGCCAGATCAGGTGAAAGCGGATTGGACGCGTCTAGGGAAGGCGAAGGAATGGGAGAAGCTGCAACAGGCTGTGCGCGAAAGTCGAGATACGGTGATGACATATCAGGGCAAAGCGATCACCGCCTCCTTTTTTTCTACAAGTAATGGGTATACCGAGAATGCGGAGGATGTATGGGGGAACGCTGTGCCGTATCTGCAAAGTGTAGACAGTCCGTGGGACAAAAACTTGGCACCAGGATTCAAGCAGACCGTTACCTTGAAGCGTAATGAGATTCTGCAGAAGTTAAACCTGGATGCCATTCCGGTTACCGCCCAGAAGGGTGGATCGTGGATGGAAGTATTGTCTACAACCAAAGGGCATCGGATTAAGGAAATGCAGATCGCAGGTGAAACATTCAGCGGACCCGAGGTGCGTAAGCTGCTTGGATTAAGATCCAGCCAGTTCAGTTGGAAGACCACAGGTGACGAAATCCAGATTACAACGTACGGGTACGGTCATGGGGTTGGCATGAGCCAATGGGGAGCAAACGGCATGGCGCAGGAGGGACACACGGCCACCCAGATTCTCAAACATTACTATACAGGCATTTCATTCGGACAGGCATCCAAGATGCTAGCAGCGAAGTAG
- a CDS encoding DUF5693 family protein, with protein sequence MRQKWLYWNNASRKWLWLVVIIGLVASIPVISDRVQTESSAKKVELVFNYRGLLDISAYQAHPQDFMNEQLTRLKDAGVTTMAVFESTLDELRKTRRLMVYNGQDLANLTKDVIPSNANYTYVLFTSEENAQTYTPIIEQTFADRQIPVVPWEYEGRSGLILQTPPENANMQPLQPDPVAVKMLRDKGFYILPRISDSVPYSQESMERLLTFFEENGVKRILFDGDAVKGYNDNEEMKSLDQFAQLLNKHNIGLAAIENLKKPQSGFQTLAYKTDYNVTRLYSLSDGDANLDVDTIADRFVLATKDRNIRMLYMNASPSRNTAKAMITDPIENLINSLGEPGHAVERMAKHGFELGQAEAFTVKDSSIQRYAKLVALVGAIAMIALMVSYFIPLLTLIAFVVALVGSAGLFLLKPTLLEQGIALLVAIAAPTIAMVLAVRTVNYQQQRQPDASVSRRLKQTLVLYVRTSILSFLAVPFVIALLNSITYSLVINQFRGVSLLHFAPMALVAIYIVFYRGSGSFSIKKIKEMLRMPINVLMVVLALVAAVVGYYYLSRTGNSGSVTPLEMFLRTTLEDTFGVRPRFKEFMLGHPLFIVGVFAALKYRKVIFVLIIAAIGQLSMVDTFAHIHTPAVLSLIRGVMGLGLGLIFGIIAVGVWQVAEGCWKKWSPLLKS encoded by the coding sequence GTGCGTCAAAAATGGCTTTATTGGAATAACGCTTCTCGGAAGTGGTTGTGGCTCGTCGTTATCATCGGTCTGGTCGCGTCCATCCCTGTAATCAGTGATCGGGTGCAGACAGAATCTTCTGCCAAAAAGGTGGAGCTTGTCTTCAACTATCGAGGTCTGCTGGATATTTCAGCCTATCAGGCACATCCGCAAGATTTCATGAATGAACAATTGACTCGTCTAAAAGATGCAGGCGTAACAACGATGGCTGTGTTCGAAAGTACATTGGACGAGCTGAGAAAGACACGCCGACTAATGGTATATAATGGCCAGGATCTCGCGAACCTGACCAAAGATGTGATCCCTTCTAATGCAAATTACACGTATGTGTTATTTACATCGGAGGAAAACGCACAGACGTATACCCCTATTATTGAACAAACGTTCGCTGATCGGCAGATTCCGGTAGTACCTTGGGAATATGAAGGTCGTAGCGGCTTAATATTGCAGACTCCTCCGGAGAATGCCAACATGCAGCCTTTGCAGCCCGATCCGGTTGCCGTGAAGATGCTGCGTGATAAAGGGTTCTACATTTTGCCGCGGATCTCGGACAGTGTGCCATACAGCCAGGAATCGATGGAGCGCTTGCTTACCTTCTTCGAAGAGAATGGCGTAAAGCGTATCTTGTTTGATGGTGATGCTGTGAAAGGGTACAATGATAATGAAGAGATGAAAAGTCTCGACCAATTCGCACAGTTGCTGAACAAGCACAATATTGGTCTTGCAGCCATCGAGAACTTGAAGAAACCGCAGTCTGGATTCCAGACCCTTGCGTATAAAACGGATTACAACGTTACGCGTTTGTACTCGCTTAGTGATGGAGATGCCAATCTGGACGTAGATACAATTGCTGACCGTTTTGTTCTGGCAACCAAGGATCGCAACATTCGTATGCTCTATATGAATGCATCGCCAAGCCGGAATACAGCAAAGGCCATGATTACAGATCCAATTGAGAATCTGATCAACAGCCTGGGTGAGCCGGGTCATGCGGTAGAACGCATGGCGAAGCATGGATTTGAACTAGGACAAGCTGAGGCATTTACAGTTAAGGATTCTTCAATCCAGCGTTATGCCAAACTGGTTGCTCTCGTTGGTGCAATTGCCATGATTGCACTTATGGTTTCTTATTTTATCCCACTACTGACCTTGATCGCATTTGTGGTTGCTTTGGTGGGCAGTGCAGGATTGTTCCTCTTGAAACCAACGCTGCTGGAGCAAGGAATTGCCTTGCTTGTGGCAATCGCCGCGCCGACCATAGCGATGGTGCTGGCCGTTCGTACAGTGAACTATCAGCAACAGCGTCAACCTGACGCATCTGTGAGTCGTCGTTTGAAACAAACGTTGGTGTTATATGTAAGAACTTCGATTCTGTCATTCCTGGCGGTACCTTTTGTCATCGCGTTGCTTAACAGTATTACGTACAGTCTGGTCATTAACCAGTTCCGCGGCGTGAGTCTGTTGCACTTTGCACCTATGGCACTGGTAGCGATCTATATTGTGTTTTATCGTGGTTCAGGTTCGTTCTCTATTAAGAAAATTAAAGAAATGCTTCGTATGCCAATTAATGTTTTGATGGTTGTTTTGGCACTTGTTGCTGCCGTTGTTGGATACTATTACTTGAGCCGTACAGGCAACTCGGGTTCAGTAACACCATTGGAGATGTTCCTTCGTACCACGTTGGAAGATACGTTCGGTGTACGTCCGAGATTCAAAGAATTTATGCTGGGACACCCGCTATTTATCGTTGGCGTGTTCGCCGCTTTAAAATATCGTAAAGTCATCTTTGTGCTCATTATTGCAGCGATTGGACAGTTGTCCATGGTGGATACGTTCGCGCATATCCATACGCCGGCTGTATTGTCACTCATTCGTGGAGTGATGGGATTGGGACTTGGCTTAATCTTCGGTATCATTGCTGTGGGTGTGTGGCAAGTAGCGGAAGGATGTTGGAAAAAATGGTCACCACTTCTAAAAAGTTAG
- a CDS encoding phospho-sugar mutase, whose amino-acid sequence MEQLSTAAAETLQQWLEDASIDEATKQELRDLQDQPKELEERFYRNLEFGTGGLRGVIGAGSNRMNRYTVGRATQGFARYLLEQHGDQEGKPSVVIAHDSRHFSPEFTLDAALVLAGNGIVAKLFPSLRSTPELSFAVRHQKATGGIVVTASHNPPEYNGYKVYNHEGGQLVPAEAEKVIQYIQEVPSLADVKKLTQEEAEAQGLLIWLGEDQDQAFVDTVASRSLSRELIQSGVGRDFKIVYTPLHGTGNIPVRRVLEQIGFEQVHIVAEQEQPDAEFSTVKSPNPEEREAFTLAMKLGESVGADILIGTDPDADRMGAVVKDNDGKYFVLSGNQSGAIMVHYLLSRLQETGTLPSNGAVVKTIVTSEMGAVIAEHYGAEVMNTLTGFKYIGEKMNQFEATGSHTFLFGYEESYGYLSGNYARDKDAVLASMLIAEAAAYYKSQGKTLYDVLQELYNQFGYFLEKLESRTLKGKDGVAQIQAKMTDWRSNPPQEVAGIAVQDVLDYSLGLDGLPKENVLKFILADGSWFCLRPSGTEPKIKVYFAVRGENLEDAESRIERLVTTVMSRVDAQ is encoded by the coding sequence ATGGAACAGTTAAGCACAGCAGCAGCAGAAACGTTGCAGCAATGGTTGGAGGATGCTTCGATTGATGAAGCAACGAAACAGGAGCTTCGTGACTTGCAGGATCAGCCGAAAGAGCTGGAGGAACGTTTTTACAGAAACCTGGAGTTTGGTACAGGGGGATTGCGCGGAGTCATTGGTGCCGGAAGCAACCGGATGAACCGCTACACCGTAGGTCGGGCAACGCAAGGATTTGCGCGTTATTTGCTTGAGCAGCATGGTGACCAAGAAGGCAAACCTTCTGTTGTCATCGCTCATGATTCCCGTCATTTCTCACCTGAATTCACACTGGATGCTGCGCTTGTACTGGCTGGAAACGGCATTGTAGCCAAGCTGTTCCCATCCCTGCGTTCAACTCCTGAGTTGTCATTCGCAGTGCGTCATCAGAAGGCAACTGGCGGAATCGTTGTAACAGCGAGTCATAACCCACCGGAATATAACGGATATAAAGTTTACAATCATGAGGGCGGTCAATTGGTACCGGCTGAAGCGGAAAAAGTCATTCAGTACATTCAGGAAGTACCTTCCCTTGCTGACGTGAAGAAACTGACGCAAGAAGAAGCAGAAGCTCAAGGGCTCCTGATCTGGTTGGGTGAAGACCAAGATCAAGCGTTTGTGGATACCGTAGCAAGCCGCAGCCTGAGCCGCGAACTGATCCAATCCGGCGTTGGCCGTGATTTCAAAATCGTTTACACACCGCTTCACGGAACAGGTAACATCCCTGTACGTCGCGTGCTGGAGCAGATCGGATTCGAGCAAGTGCACATTGTAGCTGAACAAGAACAGCCGGATGCTGAGTTCTCCACCGTGAAATCCCCTAACCCGGAAGAACGCGAAGCGTTTACGCTTGCAATGAAGCTGGGAGAATCCGTGGGCGCTGATATTCTGATCGGAACAGATCCGGATGCAGACCGTATGGGTGCTGTGGTGAAAGACAATGATGGCAAATATTTCGTCTTGTCCGGTAACCAATCTGGTGCCATTATGGTACATTACCTGCTCAGTCGCCTGCAAGAGACCGGAACACTGCCAAGTAACGGTGCGGTTGTCAAAACGATCGTAACAAGTGAGATGGGTGCTGTTATTGCTGAACATTACGGTGCAGAAGTGATGAACACACTGACAGGCTTCAAATATATCGGTGAAAAAATGAACCAGTTCGAAGCAACAGGCAGTCATACATTCTTGTTCGGATATGAAGAGAGTTATGGCTACCTTTCCGGTAACTATGCCCGTGACAAGGATGCTGTCCTTGCCTCGATGCTGATTGCTGAAGCAGCTGCGTATTATAAGAGCCAAGGCAAGACATTGTATGATGTCTTGCAAGAGCTGTACAACCAATTCGGATACTTCCTGGAGAAGCTGGAGTCCCGTACGCTGAAAGGCAAAGACGGCGTTGCTCAGATTCAAGCCAAAATGACGGATTGGCGTTCCAATCCGCCACAAGAAGTAGCGGGAATTGCTGTACAAGATGTACTGGACTACTCCCTTGGTCTGGACGGTCTTCCAAAGGAGAACGTACTGAAGTTCATTTTGGCAGACGGTTCATGGTTCTGCTTGCGGCCTTCAGGAACAGAACCGAAGATCAAAGTATACTTCGCTGTGCGTGGAGAGAATTTGGAAGATGCGGAAAGCCGGATCGAGCGTCTGGTGACTACAGTGATGTCGCGTGTAGACGCACAATAA
- a CDS encoding rod shape-determining protein: MFSKDIGIDLGTANVLIHVKGSGVVLDEPSVVTIERDTKRVLAVGEEARRMVGRTPGNIVAIRPLRDGVIADFEITEAMLRHFINRVGARSWYSHPRILICAPTNITSVEQKAIREAAERSGAKEVFLEEEPKAAAIGAGMDIFQPSGNMVVDIGGGTTDVAVLSMGDVVTASSIKVAGDKFDEAIIKFIKAKYKLMIGERTAEDLKIAIGSVHPDGGQTEMDIRGRDMVSGLPVTVTVSGKEVQEALWDSVQSIIVAAKSVLERTPPELSADIIDRGVVLTGGGALLNGLDELLSNELHVPVWVAEDPMHCVVKGTGIMLNNLDQVVKKKF; this comes from the coding sequence ATGTTTAGCAAGGATATCGGTATTGATCTTGGCACGGCCAACGTGCTTATTCACGTGAAAGGAAGTGGGGTTGTCCTCGATGAACCTTCCGTCGTGACCATTGAAAGAGATACGAAGCGTGTCCTTGCTGTTGGGGAAGAAGCGCGTCGTATGGTGGGGCGTACTCCAGGTAACATTGTTGCCATTAGACCGCTGCGTGACGGCGTTATTGCGGACTTCGAGATTACAGAAGCGATGCTCAGACATTTCATTAATCGTGTGGGTGCAAGAAGCTGGTACAGCCACCCTCGGATTTTGATTTGTGCACCAACGAACATTACTTCCGTGGAGCAGAAGGCCATCCGTGAGGCGGCAGAACGCAGCGGTGCCAAAGAAGTGTTTCTGGAAGAAGAGCCGAAAGCGGCAGCGATCGGTGCGGGAATGGATATTTTTCAGCCGAGCGGCAATATGGTCGTGGATATCGGCGGCGGTACGACTGACGTTGCAGTCCTTTCTATGGGCGACGTGGTTACCGCCTCTTCTATTAAAGTCGCAGGGGACAAGTTCGACGAAGCCATTATCAAGTTTATCAAAGCCAAGTACAAGCTCATGATCGGAGAGCGGACCGCTGAAGATCTCAAAATTGCGATTGGTTCCGTGCATCCGGATGGAGGCCAAACGGAGATGGATATTCGCGGACGCGATATGGTATCCGGTCTGCCAGTTACCGTAACGGTATCGGGAAAAGAAGTACAGGAAGCACTGTGGGATTCCGTGCAATCCATCATCGTTGCAGCGAAGTCAGTATTGGAACGTACACCGCCTGAATTGTCAGCGGACATTATCGACCGTGGTGTTGTATTGACTGGCGGAGGTGCATTGCTGAACGGACTGGACGAGCTTTTGTCCAATGAATTGCATGTACCGGTATGGGTGGCGGAAGATCCAATGCACTGTGTCGTGAAGGGGACAGGCATAATGCTTAATAATTTGGATCAGGTGGTTAAGAAAAAGTTCTAA